The following DNA comes from Buttiauxella agrestis.
ATCTGGAATAAGGGTTTGTTCAGGATCCACGCCGCCAGCGGCGCACAAATCGCAATGGCGATAACTTCGAAACCCACCGCATGCACGATGCGTTCGGAAAAGGTTCTTTTTTGAGACTGCATAAAACTCACTCCAGATAAATCAAGCAATATGGCTATGGGGCGTATTATCATCGCAATTTCTGATAGTATTAAGTGATTAGCCATCTAAAAAACCGATAGATCATGAATTACTCCCCCGAATCCCTGGAAGCCTTTGTGCAGGCGGTAGAAACCGGTTCGTTTTCTGCGGCGGCGCGCAAACTGAAGAAAAGCCAGTCAACGATAAGCAGCGCCATTGCCAATCTGGAAGCCGATTTGGGAGTGATGCTGTTTGATCGCCAGAGCCGCCAGCCGGTTTTGACCGACCAGGGGAAACACATTTTGCCCTACATCCAGTCGATTATGGCGGCAAGCGAAAGGCTGAATGAAGTCTCAGTGCGCCTGGCGGGAAATGTCGAGCCGCGCCTGAGTTTTGTGCTGTCGGATGTGTGGCAAACTTCGCATCACGAGTCGATTCTCCAGCGGTTTTCACAACGTTTTCCGGATATCGAATTTGAGTGCTTGATTGCTGAAGATGAAGACGTTATCGACCTGATTCAGATTGGCCGTGCCCATGTTGGCGTGCTGCGCGTGCAGCCTCGTTACCCGGTGGATGTGACGGTGGCGCGTTTGCAGGTCGGGGCGGAAATGGCGATTTATATTCACCGCCAGCATGAGTTAGCCCGCTTGCCTGCCGTCGAGATGGACACCTTGCAAACCGTGCGTCAGCTCAGTTTGAGCACCTTTACCGATCCGACGCGCAATAAAAGCGGCGGCCCGACGTGGTCGTCACCGTCATTGCTGATGCTGCTGGAGATGGCGGAGCAAGGTTTTGGCTGGGGTATTTTGCCGCGTTGGCTGGTGGAGCAGTTTGGTCACGATGTTTTGCGGGAGTTGCCCGTCGCGGGCTGGCCGCAGCGGATTGACGTGGATGTGTTGTGGTCGAACAAAACACCGCCTGGCCCCGCCGGGCGCTGGATGATTGACCAGCTGCGGGCGCAGAATTAAAAACGGGGCATCGAATGCCCCGTCGGGTTTTGTAGGTCGGATAAGCGTAAGCGTCATCCGACAATCAAAGCTTATTTGCGCTTCGGCATCGTCTTCAATAATTCATCGGGGCTAATCGACGCCACAATATCGCTGCCCGGCAATGGCATCTTCAGAATGTGATTCTTCATCTTGCCAATCACGTGCATCTCACACGGGCGGCAATCGAATTTCAGCGTTAACACTTCATCCTGATGCACCAGTTGCATCGGCGTCGCTTTCCAGCTTTTTACCGAACCTTTCGCCTGTTTCGGGCACAGGTTAAACGCAAAACGCAGGCAGTGTTTGGTGATCATCACCGGCACTTCGCCCTTCTCTTCGTGCGCTTCATAAGCGGCATCGATCAGTTTCACGCCGTAACGTTGGTAAAACTCACGCGCTTTGTGGTTGTAAACGTTCGCCAGGAAAGTGAGGTGATCTTCCGGGTAAACCGGTGCGGGAACGCTCACCGGTTTGCGGGTGCCACGCTGATATTGCTCAAGACGCGCATCCGTCAGCGCATCAATCACTTCACGGCGCAGTTGGTTGAGCTGGCTGTTTGGCACGAATAACGGCGCAGGCAGATTCAGGTCAACTTTACGAGCCTGATACATGGTCTGGCCGAGTTTCGCCAGGCTATCACGCAGGCTGGAATACGCTTTTTCCGGGTTGTTCGCCACCTCGAACTGCCCTTCCAGCGTTTTCGTCACGCTCACGCCGTCTTCGCAGGTCGCGGTCAACACCAGTTGTTCTTCCCAACCGCCGAGTTCCAGATCCACTCTGATGCGGCGCTCGCTGGAGGTTTTGGTCAACGCCTGTTGCCAGTTATGGTCAAGGTTACGGTTAAGCGGATGGTTCGGACGCACGTTTTTCAGCGTGTCCGGCATTTCATTAGGCCAGACGCGATACTGATTTTTACCGGTTTTTTCTACGGTATTGGCACGGAAACCGACGATATCACGCTTGATGAGGACATTCAGCCCATCGCCGTTGGTCAGCGTATCGGTGACATTCACATCAAGAAAATCTTTGCCGACTTTCAGCACTTCGCCCACTGGCAGGCCGATGAATTTCGGGGAATCAAACGCGCCGATATCGATTTTGCGCTCGTTAACGAAGTAGTCGGTGCTGCCACGATGGAAGGTTTTATCCGGCGATGGGATAAAGAAGTGCGAGGTCACGCCGGAAGAAGCACGAACCAGATCGGTGCGCTGCTCCATTAATTCATCCAGCAACTGACGATAATAAGAGGTGATGTTTTTCACATAGCTCATATCTTTGTAACGCCCTTCAATCTTGAAGGAGCGCACACCCGCATCAACCAGTGCCGCCAGGTTGGCGCTCTGGTCGTTATCTTTCATCGACAGCAGGTGTTTTTCATAAGCCACGACGCGGCCTTGATCGTCTTTAAGCGTGTACGGCAAGCGGCAAGCCTGGGAGCAATCACCACGGTTTGCGCTGCGTCCGGTCTGAGCGTGAGAAATATTACATTGCCCGGAATACGCCACGCAGAGCGCACCATGAATGAAGAACTCAATCGTCGCATCGATATTTTCATGGATTGCGCGGATTTGATTGAGGTTCAACTCTCGTGCCAAAACGATTTGCGAGAAACCCGCATCGGACAAGAATTTTGCTTTTTCTGCGCTGCGAATGTCGCACTGGGTGCTGGCGTGCAGCTCAATCGGCGGCAGATCCATTTCCAGCACGCCCATATCCTGCACAATCAGCGCATCGACACCAATCTGGTACAGGTCGTGAATCATACGGCGCGCAGGTTCGAGTTCGTTGTCATGCAAAATGGTGTTAAGCGTAACGAAAATCTTCGCCCCATAACGGTGAGCAAAAGGCACCAGTTCTGCGAGATCCTGTAGGCTGTTACCGGCATTATGGCGAGCGCCAAAACCAGGGCCACCAATGTAGACCGCATCCGCACCATGCAAAATGGCTTCGCGGGCGATGGCGGTATCACGGGCGGGGCTGAGTAATTCAAGATGATTGGCGTGCAGGCGCATAGTCGGTCTGTTTTCTGTGTTATGGGTGAAAGGCGGCTATTGTAGTCAGATTGGACGCGTAAGCATATACCCAAACGTCGCCAAAACTGCCCAGCCGCTACGCTTGCACGGGGTTCGCTGATAATCCATCTTCTCTGTAGAGCGGTTTTTAATTATAATTACATCCAAAATAATTACATGATGTAATCACATTAGCGTTCTTGATGTTGAGCACCTTTTGAATGACTCAGTTAAGATGATCGGAAATGACAAAAAACCTAGAACACTCAAAGCTTTACCAATCCGAAGGCGTAAGACTGTTATACAACAACTCATTACCGGGCATTCTGATTACCTTTGTTGCTTCCAGCGCTCTTGCCTTTACATTTATTGATGAGAACAACTTTAACTGCAAATTAGCCTGGTGGGTGGTGATGACTTTAATCCTCGCCATCCGGGTTTTTGATACGCGTATGTGGTTAAAAAGTAGAGTAGAAACTAAAACGAGCAAGAGCTGGTTACTGCGTTTTTCCTGCGGTTGTTTATTGAGTGCGGCAATGTGGAGTTTGTATGCCGTTATCTTCTACCCGCATTTTTCTATTGAAGAATTAAGCACCACTAATGTGATTCTTGCCGCCATGGCTGGCGGGGCGACCAGTATACTTTCCGGGAATCTGCTGCTCGCCGCGTTCTACAACATTATTATCCTGATGCCCATGTCGATATTGCTGCTGATGCAACCGGAGCAATATAAAATTAATCTCGGCGGCCTCGGCGTGTGTTTCACCCTCATCATGATTGTCTCTTCCGCCCGCTCGTCTAAATATATTAAAGAAGCCATTTTATTGCGCTACCGAAACAAAAACCTGGTGTCCCGGATGGAAGAAACCATTCGGGTCCGAACGCGGGAAGTCTACGAAATATCCAATAAAGACTCTCTCACCGGGTTGTACAACCGCAGCGCATTTTTATTAGCCGCACAGCTGGTTGAACAAGAGTTTAAAAGCCAGAAAAACGCCGGATTCGCCATTTTCTTTATCGACCTTGATGGTTTTAAAAATATTAACGATACGCTGGGCCACAATGTGGGCGACCGGGTATTAGTCGCCTTAAGCGACAGGTTGAAAACATTTATTGATAGCGAAAATTTAATCTGTCGCTGGGGAGGCGATGAATTTATCCTGCTGGTTAAAGATAAATCCTCCGATGCCATCAGCGATCTGGCCGAAAAAATCGTCACCAGCCTTTCACGCCCTATCCGCGTCGATGAACAAAACGTCACGCTGAATGCCACCATCGGTATTTCAGTTTGCCCGGAACATGAAAGCTCCATCACGCGGCTTATACAGCTGGCAGATATCGCCATGTATTCGCAGAAAGGTAAATATCCCGAGCGCGTGGCTTTCTATAATCTCGGCCTCGAGCGCGATTTACACCGTAAAATTACGCTGAATGAGGCGCTCAAAGGCGCACTCGACCGCCATGAATTCCGCCTGGTGTATCAGCCGAT
Coding sequences within:
- a CDS encoding LysR family transcriptional regulator, with product MNYSPESLEAFVQAVETGSFSAAARKLKKSQSTISSAIANLEADLGVMLFDRQSRQPVLTDQGKHILPYIQSIMAASERLNEVSVRLAGNVEPRLSFVLSDVWQTSHHESILQRFSQRFPDIEFECLIAEDEDVIDLIQIGRAHVGVLRVQPRYPVDVTVARLQVGAEMAIYIHRQHELARLPAVEMDTLQTVRQLSLSTFTDPTRNKSGGPTWSSPSLLMLLEMAEQGFGWGILPRWLVEQFGHDVLRELPVAGWPQRIDVDVLWSNKTPPGPAGRWMIDQLRAQN
- a CDS encoding peptidase U32 family protein, translating into MRLHANHLELLSPARDTAIAREAILHGADAVYIGGPGFGARHNAGNSLQDLAELVPFAHRYGAKIFVTLNTILHDNELEPARRMIHDLYQIGVDALIVQDMGVLEMDLPPIELHASTQCDIRSAEKAKFLSDAGFSQIVLARELNLNQIRAIHENIDATIEFFIHGALCVAYSGQCNISHAQTGRSANRGDCSQACRLPYTLKDDQGRVVAYEKHLLSMKDNDQSANLAALVDAGVRSFKIEGRYKDMSYVKNITSYYRQLLDELMEQRTDLVRASSGVTSHFFIPSPDKTFHRGSTDYFVNERKIDIGAFDSPKFIGLPVGEVLKVGKDFLDVNVTDTLTNGDGLNVLIKRDIVGFRANTVEKTGKNQYRVWPNEMPDTLKNVRPNHPLNRNLDHNWQQALTKTSSERRIRVDLELGGWEEQLVLTATCEDGVSVTKTLEGQFEVANNPEKAYSSLRDSLAKLGQTMYQARKVDLNLPAPLFVPNSQLNQLRREVIDALTDARLEQYQRGTRKPVSVPAPVYPEDHLTFLANVYNHKAREFYQRYGVKLIDAAYEAHEEKGEVPVMITKHCLRFAFNLCPKQAKGSVKSWKATPMQLVHQDEVLTLKFDCRPCEMHVIGKMKNHILKMPLPGSDIVASISPDELLKTMPKRK
- a CDS encoding putative bifunctional diguanylate cyclase/phosphodiesterase, whose protein sequence is MTKNLEHSKLYQSEGVRLLYNNSLPGILITFVASSALAFTFIDENNFNCKLAWWVVMTLILAIRVFDTRMWLKSRVETKTSKSWLLRFSCGCLLSAAMWSLYAVIFYPHFSIEELSTTNVILAAMAGGATSILSGNLLLAAFYNIIILMPMSILLLMQPEQYKINLGGLGVCFTLIMIVSSARSSKYIKEAILLRYRNKNLVSRMEETIRVRTREVYEISNKDSLTGLYNRSAFLLAAQLVEQEFKSQKNAGFAIFFIDLDGFKNINDTLGHNVGDRVLVALSDRLKTFIDSENLICRWGGDEFILLVKDKSSDAISDLAEKIVTSLSRPIRVDEQNVTLNATIGISVCPEHESSITRLIQLADIAMYSQKGKYPERVAFYNLGLERDLHRKITLNEALKGALDRHEFRLVYQPIVDTRGQVVSFEALMRWRYQEQEISPVEFIPLMEQSGRIVQTGHWVLEEACKTLAQMNKRNAGICMCVNISLIQFYDKGFVNNVNRLIERYAIPGHLLHLEVTESIFQSDQMMINQKVNQLQQRGVKFSVDDFGTGYSSLSVIQNMNIDYIKIDRSFIQNIELKGLSIVQAMMNISRSLNFSVIAEGVETGKQRQLLEECGIPFMQGYYFSRPLERQNALVYLENALHPVVNGL